TCCACCGTCCTGGCATGCTGCAGCAGTTCATCGATCTTGTGGTCGATTTTCTTTACGGACCGGATGATCTGATCCAGCCATTCCCGCTGTCTGGGCTCACGGGTATGCCGCATCAGAAGAGACGAGAAAAGCTCGATGCTCCCGAGAGGGTTTCGGACTTCATGGGCGATCCGGGCCGCCATGTCCAGCATGGCGGTGTTTTTTTCCAGGTGGCGGGTTTGCTTTTCAAGTCTGAGGGTTTCCGTGATGTCATGGATCACCCAGACCTTATCTCCCCCCGCCCCTGCGGCAGCGGGAATGGCGGCCGCGTATACTTCAAGCTCCCGCCCGTGCAGGGTGATGCGATGCGGGCGGCCCGGCCCTGTACGGGATTCAGCCGTATCCGCGTCGTCAAATATTTGACTTACCAAGCCAGGGGGCTCCGACAACCCGATTCCGAGTAAATGCCGGGCCGTACGGTTGGCGATCTTGATCCCGCCATGCGCACCGGTGACCATCACCCCCGTTGTCAGGCTTTCCAGGATGCGCTGAAGATAATTTTTCATGCCCTCGCGCTCGGCAATAATCCGTGTCAACTCGGCATTCTTCTCCTCCAGTTCGATGCCTGACCGCGCTATTTTTTCCTGAAGGAGGGCGTATGCTTCCTCCAGTCGCGCAGAGGACCGCTGAAAAGCGTCAAAGGATTCTCTCAAGAGATGAATTTCCTCCATATCCTTATCCTTTTCCCCTGTCAAACGCGTGACGACACCCCCGTTCTCCGGCAGGTCTCGTCATGTGAGAAAGTCCGCGTACGTGGCAAACCATATCCCGTCATTCAGACAATAATCAGCCATTTTTTCCCAGAAAGGGTCTTCCGTGTTTTCCCTTATCCGCCCTGAAAACGTCTCCGCCAGATCGGGGTTGTTCAGGTTGAGGTGCCCCCCGGTCAGGCGAAACAGGGCCCAACATTGATCCGTCCCCTTCGGCATTGCGGCGAGTGCCTGCATCAACAGGGGAACCGCTTTTTCGTATTGCCCGGCGCCCAAATACATCTCGCCCAAATTCAGAAGCAATTCGCCCTTCAACGACACGGACGGGGGCGACGCATCCATGTTGGCGGCATCGAGGGACTCCTGATAGTATCGGAGAGCCGGGCCATCCCGTCCTTGCCTTTTCAACGCATCGGCATAACGGTACAGGGAAAGAGCCGCCCCCATCTCCCCCCGGTCAACAGGCATGGCTGACTCATAGGATGCAATGGCGGCCTCATAGTTCATTTCGAGGAAATATGAATCAGCCAGCATCCGGTGGGCTTTTTTGGCCGTGACGGTATCGGTTCGTTTCTGCGCCAGCAGGACGTTGAGTCGGGACCGGCCCTCCCGGATCCTTCCCGATTTCATTTCCGTTTCCGCAATGGCCAGATCGAGCTTGTCCGGATCCCCATACTCCTGAGTGTTCTTCACATCCTGAAAAACCGTGGCCGCTTCCCGATAAAGGCCCAGTTGTTTCAGACTGTCCGCGATCCTGAACAAAACATCCCAGTCCCGGTGGTAGCGGAATCCGCTCTCGGTAAAGTATAGGTCCGCAATATCCAGATGGTGCCCCTTGACGTAATAGTCTCCGACGAGGATATTCCGGTTCGCTTCCATGTCCCGTTGACAGGCGATCCGGTGTGGGCTCCCGGGATAAAGGCGCAAAAGCACGGCGTAGTTGTCGAAGGCCTCCCGGAAGCGATTCCCAGCTTTCAGAATTTTGCCTCTCCGATACAACACCTCCTCTGTGAGGACATCCCCTTCCAATTCAGAAATCATCCGGTTGCAACTCAAGAGCGGTTCCCGGTAATGCTCGACATCCCGAAAACAAATCGACGTGACAGCTCCCGGATGGCTGCCGCCCAGCTCCGCCAGAAGCAGCCTCGTCTTGATCGCTTCTTTCCTATCCTTTTCTTTGCTTAGAACCACACTCAGGAGCCGCACCGCGGAAGCCACCCGCCCCGTTCCGACAAGACTTCGCCCCATGGCGCGGGCCGCCAAAGGCGCGTAACGGCTCTGCGGGTACAGGCCGTAAAAGTAGGAAAACACCTGAAAGGCCTCCCGGTATTTTCCGGTGTGGAAAAAATGATAGCCCGTATTCAAAAAGATGTCGTCGGGCAAACCATACAGGTCGGGCCAGCGCTGAAGTGCATTCCCGTACCATACATCGGCGTCACGGGAACGCCCCATACGGTAACAGGTGTCGGCCAAAGCGAAAATCGCCGGCCGGGACAAGGCGCTTGCCGGATATGTCGTGTAAAACGCCTGCAAGGTGTCAGCGGCTTCGGCATACTTTTCATCCAACCGGAAGACTTCCCCCATCTGGTAGAGGCCTTCCTCCGCCAGGGAAGAACCGGGATATTTCGTCAGAAGGTTCCTGTACGCGTCAGCGGCGTCCGCATAAAGCCCCATGGCCCTGTACAACTGTCCCATCCGAAAGTAGGCCAGATCGTTCCCGTTCCTGACATCGGGATATTTGAAAAGGAGATTCCTGTACTGATAGACGATTTCCGATAAAACCTCGTTGCTGTTGCTTTCCTTCAAAAAATAATTACAGTCAGCCAGACGCCTCTCTGCAAGCTCACGCCAGAGGGACGCAATTTCATGCCGCGCTGCGATAGCCCGGAAAACGGGCCGGGCTTTT
This genomic stretch from Deltaproteobacteria bacterium harbors:
- a CDS encoding tetratricopeptide repeat protein, translating into MADSGAGSLPSSWMRRSSLIPLCLVLWQMVFSHAAMAHGQEKRAGGHYLAVSICRDQAMAFSAVSRLKEQGSRAFYRENRQGGAIQYTVVSGPYPTEAGANADGKKLRENGLADSVRIVGSSAKRIVAQVERRSSSIAPTSAHKMRNPPVRARALTAKNKTGPTRSIQPAMIASPADKPARIVESLTGEKTGGTTTGSVSPPEVGAPPTIPEPASAAPITPSQETPPWPYFDEAMQDFRKGRYAKARPVFRAIAARHEIASLWRELAERRLADCNYFLKESNSNEVLSEIVYQYRNLLFKYPDVRNGNDLAYFRMGQLYRAMGLYADAADAYRNLLTKYPGSSLAEEGLYQMGEVFRLDEKYAEAADTLQAFYTTYPASALSRPAIFALADTCYRMGRSRDADVWYGNALQRWPDLYGLPDDIFLNTGYHFFHTGKYREAFQVFSYFYGLYPQSRYAPLAARAMGRSLVGTGRVASAVRLLSVVLSKEKDRKEAIKTRLLLAELGGSHPGAVTSICFRDVEHYREPLLSCNRMISELEGDVLTEEVLYRRGKILKAGNRFREAFDNYAVLLRLYPGSPHRIACQRDMEANRNILVGDYYVKGHHLDIADLYFTESGFRYHRDWDVLFRIADSLKQLGLYREAATVFQDVKNTQEYGDPDKLDLAIAETEMKSGRIREGRSRLNVLLAQKRTDTVTAKKAHRMLADSYFLEMNYEAAIASYESAMPVDRGEMGAALSLYRYADALKRQGRDGPALRYYQESLDAANMDASPPSVSLKGELLLNLGEMYLGAGQYEKAVPLLMQALAAMPKGTDQCWALFRLTGGHLNLNNPDLAETFSGRIRENTEDPFWEKMADYCLNDGIWFATYADFLT